One genomic window of Marinobacter adhaerens HP15 includes the following:
- a CDS encoding MarR family winged helix-turn-helix transcriptional regulator codes for MPSVIQDAENRPHRFSRQQGITGVQMIVNESGGIPNRLFFRLFQTGNILQRQVQNEMGISAVQWAVLGALSREGFEDGTSFNQLKEYLYVSRQNLDGVLKRMERDGHVVRIPDPQDRRARLVVLTESGRLFWDRLQDSIAEFYRQAMQGMSFDDGVSLLHLLKKLQHELIDISLESTIPEK; via the coding sequence ATGCCTTCCGTGATTCAGGACGCCGAAAACCGCCCTCACCGGTTCAGCCGCCAGCAGGGCATTACAGGAGTGCAGATGATCGTCAATGAATCCGGAGGCATACCCAACCGCCTGTTTTTCCGCCTGTTCCAGACCGGAAACATTCTCCAGCGCCAGGTTCAGAATGAAATGGGCATCAGCGCCGTGCAGTGGGCGGTTCTGGGCGCACTGTCGCGGGAAGGCTTCGAAGACGGCACCTCATTCAATCAACTGAAAGAGTACCTCTACGTCAGTCGACAAAACCTCGACGGAGTGCTCAAACGAATGGAGCGGGACGGGCATGTCGTCCGGATACCGGACCCCCAGGATCGCCGAGCCAGACTGGTCGTTCTGACCGAGTCTGGTCGGCTTTTCTGGGACCGGCTGCAAGACTCGATTGCCGAGTTCTACAGACAGGCCATGCAAGGGATGAGTTTTGATGACGGTGTCAGCCTGCTTCACCTTCTGAAAAAGCTTCAGCATGAGCTTATCGACATTTCACTGGAGTCGACCATTCCGGAGAAATGA
- a CDS encoding enoyl-CoA hydratase-related protein, whose amino-acid sequence MTYEDILYDENNGVATITINRPDRYNAFRGQTCMELLDAFNRAGWNKDIGVIVFTGAGEKAFCTGGDQGAHEGQYDGRGLIGLPVEELQRTIREVPKPVIARVNGFAIGGGHVLHVICDLSIASETAIFGQVGPKVGSVDPGFGTAYLARVVGEKRAREIWYLCRKYSAQQALEWGLVNAVVPPEQLDEEVQKWCEEILEKSPTAISIAKRSFNADSDNIAGIGALGMQALSLYYDTDESKEGVNAFLEKRKPEFRKYYK is encoded by the coding sequence ATGACTTACGAAGACATCCTATACGACGAAAACAACGGCGTCGCCACCATCACCATCAACCGGCCGGACCGCTACAACGCCTTCCGGGGACAGACCTGCATGGAACTGCTGGACGCGTTTAACCGCGCCGGCTGGAACAAGGATATCGGCGTCATCGTGTTCACGGGCGCCGGTGAAAAAGCGTTCTGCACCGGCGGTGACCAGGGCGCACACGAGGGCCAGTACGACGGCCGTGGCCTGATCGGCCTGCCGGTGGAAGAGCTTCAGCGCACCATTCGCGAAGTGCCAAAACCGGTGATCGCCCGGGTCAATGGCTTCGCCATCGGGGGCGGCCACGTGCTGCACGTGATCTGTGATCTGAGCATTGCCTCGGAAACCGCCATCTTCGGCCAGGTCGGCCCCAAAGTGGGTTCAGTGGACCCCGGCTTTGGCACCGCCTACCTGGCCCGAGTCGTGGGCGAGAAACGGGCCCGGGAGATCTGGTACCTGTGCCGCAAGTATTCCGCTCAGCAGGCGCTGGAGTGGGGCCTGGTCAACGCCGTGGTTCCGCCAGAGCAACTGGACGAGGAAGTGCAGAAGTGGTGCGAGGAAATCCTGGAAAAAAGCCCAACGGCCATTTCCATCGCCAAGCGCTCTTTCAATGCCGACAGCGACAACATTGCCGGTATCGGCGCCCTCGGCATGCAGGCCCTGAGCCTCTACTACGACACCGACGAGTCCAAAGAAGGCGTGAACGCCTTCCTGGAAAAGCGCAAGCCGGAATTCCGCAAGTACTACAAGTAA
- a CDS encoding SDR family NAD(P)-dependent oxidoreductase, whose translation MRGLEGKTVIVTGGGGGIGRAVCLRFAEEGSLVAVLDRDESTARATADLITEAGGRAKAYAADITDYAMITDTVAAIESDLGVPTVLVNNAGFDRFMPFLKTEPKLWDQLIAVNLTGALNMHHVVLPGMIAAGGGKVINVASDAARVGSSGESVYAACKAGLVGFSKTVARELATKNVCLNVVCPGPTDTALLKGVAETAPNPEKLLEAFRNAVPMKRLAQPEDYPGLIALLASDDANFITGQVISVSGGLTMAG comes from the coding sequence ATGAGAGGCCTCGAGGGAAAAACAGTCATCGTGACCGGTGGCGGTGGCGGCATTGGTCGTGCCGTGTGCCTGCGCTTTGCTGAGGAAGGCAGCCTGGTGGCGGTGCTGGACCGCGACGAAAGCACCGCCCGGGCCACGGCAGACCTGATTACCGAAGCTGGAGGCCGGGCAAAAGCTTACGCCGCCGACATCACCGATTACGCCATGATCACTGACACCGTGGCCGCCATCGAAAGCGATCTGGGCGTACCCACCGTGCTGGTCAACAACGCCGGTTTCGACCGCTTTATGCCATTCCTGAAGACCGAGCCGAAACTCTGGGACCAGCTGATCGCTGTGAACCTCACCGGCGCCCTGAACATGCACCATGTCGTGCTGCCAGGAATGATTGCTGCCGGCGGCGGCAAGGTGATCAACGTCGCCTCCGACGCGGCCCGGGTGGGCTCATCCGGAGAATCCGTCTACGCCGCCTGCAAGGCCGGCCTGGTGGGTTTCAGCAAGACCGTGGCGCGGGAGCTGGCCACCAAGAATGTGTGTCTGAACGTGGTCTGCCCCGGCCCCACCGACACCGCCTTGCTCAAGGGCGTGGCAGAAACCGCCCCAAACCCGGAGAAGCTGCTTGAAGCCTTCCGCAACGCGGTGCCCATGAAGCGCCTGGCCCAACCGGAGGACTACCCCGGCCTCATCGCCCTGCTCGCCAGTGACGACGCCAACTTCATCACTGGCCAGGTGATCAGCGTATCCGGCGGCCTGACCATGGCCGGCTAA
- the aliB gene encoding cyclohexanecarboxyl-CoA dehydrogenase — protein MNFGFNEEQNAIREVVARFSAEVLAPGYRKRDQEGIIEKDVIRQLGEMGLLGGELPEEFGGSGMDCVTSGLIIEEISKGDFNVGYIPLLTSLNGQIIASHAAPDLAKEWLHGMTSGQKVACIALTEPHGGSDAANLRLKAEKKGDVYVLNGEKTSISMADQADVAVVFARTGTVEQRASGISAFLVPMDSPGITTTRFEDNGQRAIGRGSIFFDNVEVHASQMMGDEGKGFKQVMQGFDYSRALIGLQCLAVAQQSLDETWQWLTERTAFGQNLSAFQGLTHPLAEYQTYVHAARMQCYHALWLKDNNRPHNAEAAMNKWWGPKLAFDVVKQCLLAHGHTGWGEDLPFAQRLRDVLGLQIGDGTAQIMKNIIAREYLPK, from the coding sequence ATGAATTTCGGTTTCAATGAAGAACAGAACGCGATTCGCGAGGTTGTGGCCCGCTTCAGTGCCGAGGTTCTGGCTCCGGGCTATCGCAAGCGAGACCAGGAAGGGATTATCGAAAAGGACGTCATCCGCCAACTCGGCGAGATGGGACTGCTCGGTGGCGAGCTACCGGAGGAATTCGGCGGCAGCGGCATGGACTGTGTTACCAGCGGCCTGATCATCGAGGAGATCTCAAAAGGGGATTTCAACGTTGGCTACATTCCCCTTCTGACTTCCCTCAACGGCCAGATTATCGCGAGCCACGCCGCGCCCGACCTTGCCAAAGAATGGTTGCACGGTATGACCAGCGGCCAGAAAGTAGCCTGTATCGCGCTGACCGAACCCCACGGGGGCTCCGACGCTGCCAACCTGCGTCTGAAAGCGGAGAAAAAGGGCGACGTCTACGTGCTCAACGGCGAAAAAACCTCCATCTCCATGGCCGACCAGGCCGATGTGGCGGTGGTGTTTGCCCGCACCGGGACGGTGGAACAGCGCGCTTCCGGCATCAGCGCGTTTCTGGTTCCGATGGACAGCCCGGGCATTACCACAACCCGCTTCGAAGACAACGGCCAGCGCGCTATCGGCCGCGGCTCCATCTTCTTCGATAACGTGGAAGTTCACGCCAGCCAGATGATGGGCGACGAGGGCAAAGGCTTCAAACAGGTGATGCAGGGTTTCGATTACAGCCGCGCCCTGATCGGCCTGCAATGCCTGGCGGTGGCCCAGCAGTCCCTGGATGAAACCTGGCAGTGGCTGACCGAGCGTACCGCCTTCGGCCAGAACCTGTCTGCATTCCAGGGTCTGACCCACCCGCTGGCCGAATACCAGACCTATGTTCATGCGGCCCGCATGCAGTGCTACCATGCGCTCTGGCTCAAGGACAACAATCGGCCCCACAACGCAGAAGCAGCCATGAACAAGTGGTGGGGGCCAAAGCTCGCCTTCGACGTGGTCAAACAGTGCCTGCTGGCCCATGGCCATACCGGATGGGGTGAGGATCTGCCTTTCGCCCAACGGTTGAGGGATGTTCTGGGCCTTCAGATAGGTGACGGTACCGCGCAGATCATGAAAAACATTATCGCCCGCGAATACCTGCCAAAGTGA
- a CDS encoding LysR family transcriptional regulator has product MDTRHIRHFMALVECGSFARASEVVHLSQPALSRSIQELERQLGARLFDRGRFGVVLTAHGRAALPHVRGLLAAAESLRQEVEAIDELETGELSIGTGPYPALALMDKVCARFVDQYPGIRLNIRTDNWQDLRLALLDHEIELFVADTGELSGDPDLDITHLPQPEVVVFCRHDHPLARKKGVVWGDLLDYPLAMTRVPEDMERNIQAMSAQQGGLKRRIECDNIAMLAAIVTGSKAISIAPRPIVADLLESGKVTTVSVTGIETLRTRYGVLQRCGRPLSPAAGKLRALILEFANLQ; this is encoded by the coding sequence ATGGACACACGACACATCCGGCACTTCATGGCGTTGGTTGAGTGCGGCAGTTTTGCTCGCGCCTCTGAGGTCGTGCACCTGTCTCAACCGGCGTTAAGCCGCAGCATCCAGGAACTGGAACGCCAACTCGGGGCAAGACTGTTCGATCGGGGGCGCTTCGGAGTGGTTTTAACCGCACATGGGCGGGCCGCTCTGCCTCATGTCCGGGGCCTGCTGGCCGCGGCAGAATCTTTAAGGCAGGAAGTCGAGGCCATCGACGAGCTTGAGACAGGCGAATTGAGTATCGGAACTGGCCCCTATCCGGCGCTGGCCCTGATGGATAAGGTCTGTGCCCGGTTTGTGGATCAATACCCGGGAATCCGCCTCAACATTCGAACAGATAACTGGCAGGACTTACGCCTTGCGCTGCTGGATCATGAGATAGAGCTGTTTGTGGCCGATACCGGCGAATTGTCTGGCGATCCGGACCTGGACATTACCCATTTGCCGCAGCCCGAGGTTGTTGTGTTTTGTCGCCATGATCACCCGTTGGCCCGGAAAAAAGGGGTCGTTTGGGGCGATTTGCTCGATTATCCCCTGGCCATGACCCGTGTTCCTGAAGATATGGAACGGAATATCCAGGCCATGAGCGCCCAACAAGGCGGGCTTAAACGGAGAATAGAATGCGACAATATTGCCATGCTCGCGGCCATTGTTACCGGCAGCAAGGCCATCAGTATTGCGCCCAGGCCTATCGTGGCTGACTTGCTTGAAAGCGGAAAGGTGACAACCGTTTCTGTAACCGGGATTGAAACTCTTCGGACCCGTTATGGTGTCTTGCAACGCTGCGGGAGACCGCTTTCACCGGCGGCAGGTAAATTGCGCGCCTTGATTCTGGAATTTGCAAATCTTCAATGA
- a CDS encoding glutaredoxin family protein, with product MKVIIRYFFRTLRLVLTPFMLLSEKLSTPESVNRSAEEQARVDEASKDLALYQFKACPFCIKVRKEIARLGLNIETRDAQHDPEHRAALEAGGGRVKVPCLKIRHEDGSAGWLYESGEIKAWLQERFEPA from the coding sequence ATGAAAGTTATTATTCGTTATTTTTTCCGCACCCTGCGTCTGGTACTGACGCCCTTTATGCTACTCAGCGAAAAGCTCAGCACGCCAGAGAGCGTGAATCGAAGCGCTGAAGAGCAGGCCCGTGTCGATGAAGCCAGCAAGGATCTCGCCCTTTACCAGTTCAAGGCTTGCCCGTTCTGTATCAAGGTAAGAAAGGAAATTGCCAGGCTGGGTCTCAACATCGAAACCCGCGACGCCCAGCATGACCCGGAGCATCGTGCGGCGTTGGAAGCCGGTGGGGGTCGTGTCAAAGTGCCCTGCCTGAAGATTCGGCATGAGGATGGCAGTGCAGGTTGGTTGTACGAGTCTGGTGAGATCAAGGCATGGTTGCAGGAGCGGTTTGAGCCGGCCTGA
- a CDS encoding AMP-binding protein, translating into MDTGITLNPERRAAMIKSGAWNDKIITDYFDQAVASTPDREAIVGYQVTSDTRNALTYRELNDKVTRMAAGLAAMGIGKGEVVACQLPNWWQTTALHLACMRIGAILNPLMPIFRERELRFMLKHGEAKLLVIPKVFRDFDYEAMVDGIRGELPALETLLVIGGEGERSFEQRLMETPWEKQQDITSLFAERQLTADDAIQILYTSGTTGEPKGVMHTSNTLFSNVRPYADRLHLTSDDKVLMASPLAHQTGFMYGIMMPVYLGTTAILQDIWDADYVCKVIGAEKPAFTMAATPFLADLVKTAPKHEGELDSLRIFVSAGAPIPSAVVEQAGKVLKAKIVSAWGMTENGAVTMTCPEDPAERASQSDGKAMPFMEVKVTDFQGNELPAGEEGSLLVRGSSLFVGYLKRPELYGVDESGWFNTGDLARMDQDAYIRITGRTKDVVIRGGENIPVVEVENLLYKFPGIVDVALVGCPDERLGERLCAYVTLDENATDLTLEQVKTYLTEQQLSKNYLPEYLEVIEAMPRTASGKIQKFKLREQARNVRLEPNKHH; encoded by the coding sequence ATGGATACAGGCATCACTCTTAATCCGGAACGCCGTGCCGCGATGATCAAAAGCGGCGCGTGGAACGACAAGATCATTACCGACTACTTCGACCAAGCGGTCGCCAGCACCCCGGACAGGGAAGCCATCGTCGGTTATCAGGTCACCAGCGACACCCGCAACGCCCTCACCTATCGAGAACTCAATGACAAAGTCACTCGCATGGCAGCGGGCCTGGCGGCTATGGGCATCGGAAAGGGGGAAGTGGTGGCCTGCCAGCTACCCAACTGGTGGCAGACCACGGCCCTGCATCTGGCCTGCATGCGCATCGGCGCCATCCTGAATCCGCTCATGCCCATTTTCCGTGAGCGGGAGCTCCGCTTTATGCTCAAGCATGGCGAAGCCAAACTGCTGGTGATTCCAAAGGTCTTCCGGGACTTTGACTACGAGGCGATGGTTGACGGTATTCGCGGGGAGTTGCCGGCTCTGGAAACGCTGCTGGTCATCGGCGGAGAAGGTGAACGCAGCTTCGAACAACGCCTGATGGAGACGCCCTGGGAAAAACAGCAGGACATCACGAGCCTGTTCGCAGAACGCCAACTCACCGCCGACGATGCGATCCAGATCCTCTACACCTCTGGCACCACCGGTGAGCCCAAAGGCGTAATGCATACCTCCAACACGCTGTTTTCCAATGTTCGACCCTACGCCGACCGCTTGCACCTGACTTCCGATGACAAGGTACTGATGGCTTCCCCCCTGGCCCACCAGACGGGCTTCATGTACGGCATCATGATGCCCGTCTATCTGGGCACCACTGCCATCCTGCAAGACATCTGGGACGCGGACTATGTCTGCAAGGTGATTGGTGCCGAAAAGCCGGCCTTCACCATGGCCGCCACTCCGTTCCTGGCCGATCTGGTCAAGACCGCACCCAAGCACGAAGGTGAACTGGATTCCCTGCGGATCTTCGTCTCCGCCGGCGCACCGATCCCGAGCGCCGTGGTTGAGCAGGCCGGCAAGGTACTGAAGGCAAAGATCGTCTCCGCCTGGGGCATGACCGAAAACGGCGCTGTCACCATGACCTGCCCGGAAGATCCAGCCGAGCGGGCCAGCCAGTCCGACGGAAAGGCCATGCCCTTCATGGAAGTGAAAGTCACCGATTTCCAGGGCAACGAACTGCCTGCCGGTGAAGAAGGCAGCCTGCTGGTTCGCGGCTCCAGCCTGTTTGTCGGTTATCTCAAACGCCCCGAACTCTATGGCGTGGACGAATCCGGCTGGTTCAACACCGGCGACCTCGCTCGCATGGATCAAGACGCCTACATCCGCATCACCGGCCGAACCAAGGACGTGGTGATTCGAGGCGGTGAGAACATTCCCGTAGTGGAGGTAGAGAACCTGCTCTACAAGTTCCCGGGCATTGTCGATGTCGCCCTGGTCGGTTGCCCGGACGAACGCCTGGGTGAGCGCCTGTGCGCCTATGTCACCCTGGATGAGAACGCCACCGACCTGACCCTGGAACAGGTCAAGACCTACCTGACCGAACAGCAACTGTCCAAAAACTACCTGCCTGAATACCTGGAAGTGATCGAGGCCATGCCTCGAACGGCCTCCGGAAAGATCCAGAAATTCAAACTGCGCGAGCAGGCCAGAAACGTTCGCCTGGAACCGAACAAACACCATTAA
- a CDS encoding GMC family oxidoreductase, producing MIYNSFDYIVVGAGSAGCVLADRLSADGRYSVCVLEAGPGKGSFTIRTPGAFAAHMFIKTYNWAFNARPDQQLRGGQPLFTPRGKGLGGSSLINGMLYVRGQKEDYDEWEALGNEGWGYAEMLPYFLKSEHHETLAGTPYHGKGGNLYIGAPETAEYPMSGAFVDAARQTGFPYSSDFNGAEQEGVGYFHLNIKNGRRFGVADAYLKPAMSRQNLTVLTEARVKKLVLEGNRAVAVELRHKDSDLVLNANREIILSGGAINSPQLLQLSGIGDHDALESLGIRCRHELPGVGKNLQEHVDACVLVSSRKNNGFTASLGGLLKMVPDTIRYFLSKRGKLAKSITEAGGFIKSSDSVNRPDVQLHMLPLLFDDSGRDLKLMSNPGYSVHVCVLRPKSSGTVTITSADPFAAPEIDYNFFADPDDCKVMVDGIRQARRILAAKAFDDYRGEELHPGADRQSDEQIIEKVKEKVGLVYHPVGTCKMGTDRMAVVDPQLRVHGLGGLRVVDASIMPRLISGNTNAPTIAIAEKAADMILETAAGSDT from the coding sequence ATGATCTACAACAGCTTTGATTACATCGTCGTCGGTGCTGGCTCTGCCGGCTGTGTACTGGCAGACCGCCTGTCAGCCGACGGCCGATATTCTGTCTGCGTGCTGGAGGCCGGGCCCGGCAAGGGTTCGTTCACAATCCGGACGCCGGGCGCTTTTGCTGCCCACATGTTCATCAAGACATACAACTGGGCGTTCAACGCCCGACCCGACCAGCAACTGCGTGGTGGCCAGCCTCTGTTTACCCCTCGTGGCAAGGGGCTTGGGGGGAGTTCGTTAATCAACGGTATGTTGTATGTGCGGGGCCAGAAAGAGGATTACGACGAGTGGGAGGCTCTGGGTAATGAAGGCTGGGGCTATGCCGAGATGTTGCCTTACTTCCTGAAATCGGAACACCACGAGACACTGGCCGGAACGCCTTATCATGGCAAGGGCGGCAACCTTTATATCGGTGCCCCGGAAACGGCCGAATATCCGATGTCTGGAGCCTTCGTTGATGCGGCCCGGCAGACCGGTTTTCCCTACAGCAGTGATTTTAACGGCGCCGAACAGGAAGGTGTGGGGTATTTCCATCTGAACATCAAAAACGGCCGCCGGTTTGGTGTCGCCGATGCGTACCTGAAGCCCGCGATGAGCCGCCAGAACCTCACCGTGCTTACCGAAGCGCGAGTCAAAAAACTGGTGCTCGAGGGGAATCGGGCCGTTGCAGTTGAGCTTCGCCACAAAGACAGCGACCTTGTCTTGAATGCGAACCGGGAGATCATCCTGAGTGGTGGAGCTATCAATTCACCACAGTTGCTTCAGCTTTCCGGCATCGGGGATCACGATGCGCTGGAAAGCCTCGGTATCCGGTGCCGGCACGAATTACCGGGAGTGGGCAAGAACCTCCAGGAGCACGTGGATGCCTGTGTGCTGGTCTCAAGCCGGAAAAACAACGGCTTCACGGCCTCGCTCGGCGGCCTGCTGAAAATGGTCCCGGATACCATCCGATACTTCCTCAGTAAACGGGGCAAGCTCGCTAAATCCATCACCGAGGCTGGCGGTTTTATCAAATCCAGTGACAGCGTTAATCGCCCGGATGTTCAGCTCCACATGCTGCCGCTGCTGTTTGATGATAGCGGTCGGGACCTGAAACTCATGTCCAACCCAGGTTATTCAGTGCATGTCTGTGTGCTGCGGCCGAAGAGCTCAGGCACCGTAACCATAACGTCGGCCGATCCGTTTGCAGCGCCGGAAATCGACTACAACTTCTTTGCCGATCCCGATGACTGCAAAGTCATGGTGGATGGTATCCGCCAGGCCCGCCGGATTCTCGCGGCGAAGGCCTTTGACGATTATCGGGGTGAGGAACTCCACCCGGGCGCAGATCGCCAGTCTGACGAGCAGATCATCGAAAAGGTGAAGGAAAAGGTGGGCCTGGTATACCACCCGGTGGGCACCTGCAAAATGGGAACTGACAGGATGGCGGTCGTGGACCCACAACTCAGGGTGCACGGGCTAGGGGGCCTCCGTGTGGTGGACGCGTCCATCATGCCACGGCTGATTAGCGGCAATACCAACGCGCCTACGATTGCCATCGCCGAAAAGGCTGCTGACATGATTCTCGAAACGGCGGCAGGTTCCGACACCTGA
- a CDS encoding EAL domain-containing protein, which translates to MTGFLISLTAATQKWSVDRVILLTILAAACQFFLIIWALSVSSESGVALISYLLAPVVVASAILGMASGVATSIVTFGILYHLRTSSEHLFADIVYLFWLIVIALVIGLFRKMVHTLAPQDSDAALGSSEHSVQLQTSSSDDGYDVDPDRKKYLIKFENAESLLEITSKETVAQLLEDFFRHVSQRVEGPKELDSVTDEDFIFSVLSKKYSAKEIKELLEGFNRSDVSDLLLDADIRQLQPGSKSAREKQAGASDSKSSTTETRQSWKSDDAGVTINDVGKALKNQELFLEYQPRLDTMSGRFTGMEALVRWDRGGKTLYPRSFLAFIENTRLSLPFNIWVIDQVIQLMEARIDKGKNVAVSINLSTRELFSEEMLMHLRQRLSTSRIRASRLGIEIDESAFKRALATSPETLAAIRKLGVEIVIDGYGSQHFNLFNPAGVDFFDAIKVDAGLLSWKAREAHEQDQLRIIKARLGEVDVRVILKNIERKDQLKLVKKVGSDEVQGYLIARPFQEDAVPWDRFV; encoded by the coding sequence ATGACCGGCTTTTTGATATCGCTCACAGCTGCAACCCAGAAATGGTCAGTGGATCGGGTTATTCTCCTGACCATACTCGCGGCAGCCTGCCAGTTCTTTTTGATTATTTGGGCGCTCTCCGTTTCAAGCGAAAGCGGCGTAGCTCTGATCAGTTATTTGCTGGCCCCTGTTGTGGTGGCCTCGGCCATTCTGGGGATGGCGTCTGGCGTTGCAACCAGCATCGTTACTTTCGGCATCTTGTACCACCTGAGGACGAGCAGCGAGCATCTGTTCGCAGACATCGTCTACCTGTTCTGGCTGATCGTCATCGCTCTCGTTATTGGGCTCTTTCGTAAAATGGTGCACACCCTCGCACCTCAAGACTCTGATGCTGCCCTGGGGTCGAGCGAACACAGTGTTCAGCTGCAAACATCGTCAAGCGACGATGGGTATGACGTCGACCCGGACCGAAAGAAATACCTCATCAAGTTTGAAAATGCTGAAAGCCTACTTGAAATAACCAGCAAAGAAACTGTGGCCCAGTTGCTTGAGGATTTCTTCCGGCATGTCAGCCAACGCGTCGAGGGCCCAAAAGAACTGGATTCCGTGACTGACGAAGATTTCATTTTTTCAGTCCTATCCAAAAAGTACTCTGCGAAGGAAATTAAAGAGCTCCTGGAGGGTTTCAATCGCTCAGATGTCTCCGACCTGTTGTTGGATGCAGATATCAGGCAGCTTCAGCCCGGTTCAAAATCCGCACGGGAGAAGCAGGCCGGAGCATCAGATTCGAAAAGTTCAACGACTGAAACTCGGCAGTCTTGGAAATCTGACGATGCAGGCGTCACCATCAATGATGTCGGAAAGGCACTGAAAAATCAGGAGCTGTTTCTCGAATACCAGCCACGTTTGGACACCATGTCCGGGCGCTTCACCGGTATGGAAGCCCTGGTTCGCTGGGATCGCGGCGGGAAAACGCTGTACCCCAGATCATTCCTGGCTTTCATTGAAAACACCCGCTTGTCACTCCCGTTCAATATATGGGTGATCGATCAGGTCATTCAGCTTATGGAGGCCCGAATCGACAAGGGCAAAAATGTCGCAGTATCAATCAATCTGAGCACAAGAGAGCTGTTTTCGGAGGAAATGCTGATGCATCTGCGCCAAAGGCTCTCCACCAGTCGAATCAGGGCATCCAGACTCGGAATAGAGATCGACGAATCGGCATTCAAGCGTGCACTGGCAACTTCCCCCGAGACACTTGCAGCCATCCGGAAACTCGGCGTTGAAATTGTCATCGATGGCTATGGCTCTCAGCATTTCAATCTCTTTAACCCCGCGGGTGTGGATTTCTTCGATGCCATCAAGGTTGATGCAGGTTTGCTTTCCTGGAAGGCCCGCGAAGCACACGAGCAGGATCAATTGAGAATAATCAAAGCACGCCTTGGCGAAGTGGACGTGCGCGTTATTCTGAAGAATATTGAAAGAAAGGATCAGCTCAAATTAGTCAAAAAAGTCGGGAGCGATGAAGTGCAGGGCTACCTGATTGCCCGACCGTTCCAGGAGGACGCTGTTCCCTGGGACCGCTTTGTCTGA